Genomic window (Streptomyces clavuligerus):
GGTATCCTCAGACTCTCTACACAGCAGCATCCACCTGCGTAGATTCGTCATACACCGATCCGTCTGAGGGTTCATTTATCGCCATGCGCAGTTAATTGGGCCGATCATGCACTGAGTGGCTGGTTATGATTCCCGAAGAGTCATGATCTTTTCGCTCTCGTACCTCCCGTGCACACCCGCACGAGGGACGAGTACGGACCCCGCGCCAAACCCTCGTATCCGGTGTGTTGCCGACCCCACCGGTACGGGGAACGGGACCCGGCCCTGCGCCGGAGCGCCCGGTGTGGGGCACTGGGCGGTGTCCATGGTGGCGAGGAATGGGGTGGAGTGTTCACGCACGCAGGGCAGTACCCCGGCTCAGCTCTCGTGGCCGGTGCCCTCGACCAGTTACGGGCCCGGCGCACCCACCGTCTTCTGCGTCAGGAGACGGAGCGCCTGGTGGCCTCCCTGCCCCTCCCCCGGCCCTTCGACCTCTCCCGGTTCGTCGGCAATCTGGAGGAGGCCCGTGGTCGGCGCATCGTCATGAAGCCGATGCCCGCCCATCTGGCCGGTCTCACCGGCTTCTGCGGGCTCTGGATCAAGCACGACACCCGGCCGCTCGATCTGATCCTCCATCTGACGGGCGGTTCGCCCTCGCACGAGCTCCAGATCAAGGTGCATGAACTCGTCCATCTCTGGGCGGAGGACGCCACCGGGGTCGTCGGCACCGACGAGGTTCTGCGCGACCTGACCCCGGCGCGGGTGCGGGAGCTGATCGCCTCCGGACAGGCCGCCGGGCGGCACCGTTACGACACCGCCGTGGAGAAACGCACCGAGGACGCGGCCACCCTGATCAGTCAGCGGGCCCTCAACCCCCCGCTGATCGAGGACTCCGTGGCCCGCCGCCTCGCCGAGGACTTCTCCTACCCCTTCGGGAGCGACACCGCCCTGTGAGGAAACCCCTGCGGGAATCCCCGTAAGGAAGCCATTGAGCGTGAAGGAAGCCATGAGCGTGACCGACGCGTTCTCCTACGCGATCGCGGGCCTTCTGATCCTCCAGCCCCTGCTGCGAGCCAAGTCCGCCTGGAACGGGCACCGCAGGGAGCGCTCGCTCTGGGGCTTCTTCGCCGCGCTCGCGGTGAGCTGGCTGTGCCGGACCTCGGAGGTCAAGGCGCTGCTGGACCGGACCGGCGTCCTCGACCTGAGCTATCTCTTCAAGCACGTCACGGCCATCATCGGGATCTGTGTCCTGCTGCGCTATGTCACCGCGGTCTACGCGGAGACCGGCCGGACGACCGGGCACCCGGCCGGCCACTCGACCGGTCTCCCCGGTGACCGCACCGGCTCGGACCACGGCGCGGACCACGGCGCGGACCGGCGGCGCAGCGCCCGGGTGTCGGCCGTCGTGCATCGGATCGCCACCCGGGCCTCGGCGGGCACCATCGCCGTGATGGCGGCGACGTTCTTCTTCCTGCTCCATCCCCCGGACACCGCCGCCCCGTCCTTCCTGGAGCGCCATGAGGGGGACCCGGGGCTGCCGGTCTACATGGGGCTGTTCTACCTCTACATGGGGACGGCCGCGGCGGTCTGCGCCGTGCAGTGGGGCGGGGCGGCCCGGGTGACGCCGGTGCGCTCCGTGCGCGTCGGGATGCTCATGATGTCCTGGGCGATGGCCCTGGCCGTGGTGTACGTGCTGCTGCGCACCGCCTTCGTCGTGACAGTGAGCTTCACGACGGTGCCCGACGACATCAGCCGGACGCAGGAGGCGGTCACCGACTCCCTGCTCTATCTGTTCTCGGTGCTGTGGGGGGTCGGCGCCATCGCCCCTCTCGCGCGGGCGGGTTCCTACCGTTACCGGGCGGTCCGCAGCCTTCTGTCGCTGCACTGGCTGTGGCGGGATCTGGCGACGGCGGCCCCGGACGTCGTCCGCCACCGGCCCAGTCGGCTCTTCGCGCGGCTGCCGGTGGTCGGCCGTCCCCTCGACACCTTCCGTGACGTGTTCACCAGCCCCGATCCGTCCCTGCTCGTCCGCGTCAGCCGCTACACCGTCGACATCCGCGACTGCATCTTCGAACTGCGGCGCCAGGCCCCGACGGACCTCGCCGAGCGGGCCCGCGACCATGTGCGGAGCCTTCCCCATGGGACCTTCGGAACGGACGGGACCCCGGGAACGGACGGCCCCTTCGGGGACGGAGCCTTCGGGGACGGAACCCTGGGGGACGGAACCCCCGGAGGGAACAGAGCACACGGAACGGACAGGGCGCGCGGAACGGCCGGGCGCGAGGGCCACGACCCCGAGATCCTGGCCGAGGCCCTGTGGATACGTTCCGCCCTGCTGTACCGGGCCCCTTCGCCGCCCGGTCCCCCGCGCTCCGTGCCGGCGCCGTACCCCTTCGACCCCGGCACGGACCCCCGGCAGGAAGTGCCACACTTGCGGGCGGTGGCCTGCGCGTACGGCCGTGTCCGCGCCTGTGACGTGCGGGCCGTACTGGCCCGGGCCACCGCCGACTGCGCCTGATCACCCACCCACCGACGCAAGGAGCACCTGTGACCAACCCCCTCGCCCGGCCGACCATGTCGGCAGGGGCCCTCCTGGACAACGGCAAGGGCGAATACCTCATCGTCAAGCCCGGTTACAAGGAGGGCTGGAATCTGCCGGGCGGCGGCGTCGACGAGGGCGAGACCCCCCGGCAGGCGTGCGAGCGGGAGCTGCGGGAGGAGCTGGGTATCGAGCAGACGCCCGGACGGCTGCTGGTCTCCACGTATGTCCAGACGGCGGACGGCGGGCACATCTACTGGATCTTCGACGGCGGCACGCTCACGCCCGAGCAGCAGCAGGCGATCGTGATCCAGGAGAGCGAGCTGACGGCGTTCCGCTTCAGCGGTCCCGACGACATCTCCCCCACGGACATTCCGCCCTCGCGCAGGCCCCTGTGGGACGCGGCGCTGGGCGCGCTCCGGGACGGTGGTTCCGTCCATCTCGAAGTGGCGGGACCGCGCCCCGAGCGCCGGTGACCGGGGGACGGTGAGCGTGCCACCACCATGGCGGTGACGGCCCGGCGGCGGGAGGACGGCCACGCTACGGCGTGCGCGGCTCGTCCTCACCGGTACCGAGGATCTCCGCCATGGTGTCACTGATGAAGTCCCGCAACTGATCCCTGGCTTCCCGCGATATCTCCTGCTCGCCGCCGCGTGCGGCCATGATCGTGAACTCGTTGTGCACGGCGCGCGCCGAGACGACCAGCCGGTGGACACCCGGGTCGCTGCTGCGGAAGTACACCGGGGGGACGTCGAAGGCCAGGGCCAGGGCGTCGAGCACGCCGTCCGGCGCGGTCGTGCGTCTGCCTGTGCGCAGTTCCCTGACCAGACGCTCGGTCAGGACGGCCGGGCCGCCCCTGCCGTTGCCCGCCACCGCCAGGTCCGCGTCCGACGGCCCCGTACCGCCGTGGAGTTCGGCGCGCAGATAGGCGATCTTCTCGGCGATGGTGGTGGCGGCCTGCGCGGGCATCTCCTTGCTCTGCCTCCCGGCCTGCTCCTGCCGCCCCGGCTCGACCCGCGTCCCCGCCGACGGGTGGTCGCCCCGGCGCGCCCGTGCGCCCTGGGCCACCAGGGCAGTCGGAGCAGTCGGAGCAGTCTGCTCCGGTACCGCGGGCTGGTCGAAGCCGAACGAACGCCGTTGCGCGGCGAGCAGTTCCGCGCGGGTGACGTTGTAGGCGCGCGCCAGGGCCGTCACGGCCTCGTCGGACAGGGCGCGCCTGCCCTGTTCGGCCGCCCGGATCGGCATGGGGGACATGCTGTTGGTGTAGCGGGTGGTGTCGGACTGACGCATCCCGGCATCACACCGTAAATCGGCGAGATTCGGCGGCGCCGGACGAGGAAACAGCTCGTCGAGATCGGCCCCGAGCATCGCGGCGATCCCCGGCAGGCGTTCCTGCGGCGGTGTGGCCAATCCGTTTTCCCAGCGATAGACGGCGTTCGTCCTGATATCCAGCGCCGCGGCCAGATCTGACTGCGACATACGCCTGATCACGCGGTAATCGCGAAGTTTGTTTCCGTCAAAGATGCGGTCGGGCATGGGGTTACTCCGGGAATGGGCGGAAGAGGGACGACTGCCCCTTGAACAGATCACCAGATGGAGATACTTTCACCTTTCAGCGATGGGTGAGTGATCTTGCGACCGCTTCGACCGGCCACTCTCCTCGTCGACAAGCGACCCGCCTCCCGCGGGCAGCTCCCCGTACGACCGTACGAACTGTACGGCCCGCACGAGGGGACCCCGGCGGGGGACATCACCGACCCGGTGAGAAAGAGACCGTCCCGACCATGGCCACGACCGCGCCCAGGGCTCCACACCACTTTGCACGGCCGGCCCGGCGGGCCCGTCCACGGCACGGCCCAGGCCCGCAGACAGGCGAGAACGGCCGGCACCCTGCGGTGGGTCCCGTCCGCCGACGGCAGGCCCGGCTTGGTCAGGATGGAGCTGCTGTGCTTGCCGACCGCCGCCACCAGCGCTTCCGCGTCGCCGACCGCCGCCACCACCTCGTGACCGCAGCGGTCGAGCAGGCCGATGAGACCTTCCCGCAGCAGCACGCTGTCCTCGGCGAGCGCTGCGCGGAGCGCTCGGCGGCCTCGGTCACTTGGCACGGAAACTCCACATGTATCAGAGTCGGTCCGCCGGGCGGACTGGACAGGGCCAGTCTGTCATCCAGCACTGACACCCGGTCCGCGAGACCGGTGAGGCCGCTGCCCGCCGCCGCGTCCGCGCCGCCCCGGCCGTCGTCGCGCATCTCCAGGGACAGGCTGGCGTCGTGGTGACCGCCGCCCACCCGCGCGCGGCGCGCGCCGCTGTGCTTGGCGACGCCGGCCAGTGCCTCGCAGACGACGAAGTGGGCGGCGGACTCCACCGCCCGCGGCACCCGGCCCGGCAGGGCGAAGCCGATGTCCACGGGGATCAGGGCACCGGCCACCGCTCCGCCGAGCAGATAGGCGGTGGAGCGCCAGGGCCGGCCGGAGAGCGGACAGCCCGGGCGGGACATCACCTGCCACACATTCCGAACCTTCCGAGGGCGCATGGGGGATCACCTGAGGAAGGTGGACGGGCGGAGGCCATCGGTCCAGGGCCGGATCGGGGGCAGGGCCCGCCCCACCCTCGTACGGGCCCATACGCACCCAACCACCTGACAGTGTCTCCCGTCTGACGGTCTGACACACCGCGAAACGACCGCACGAGGCGCGACCACCGCACGACCACCGCACGGTCGCACCGCGCCATCGCACCACGTCACGACCGCACCACCGCACCACCGCACCACCGCACAGCACACTCAACGTCACGGCACGTTACGGCACGTCACGACATGGCACGACCGCGCCATGTCACCGCACCACCGCACCACGTCACGGCACGACCGCACGACCGCACGACCGATGTTCCAGCGTTCTGATCCGACCGCGGCGCCCCCGGGCCGCCCGGTCGACCGCAACAGGGGGGTTTACGTGGAATTCCAGCTTCTCGGTCCCGTCGAGGTGAGAGACGAAGGGCGTCCCATCGCGCTGTCGGGCTCCAAGATGCACACCGCCCTGGCGGCGCTGCTGCTCGCCCGCGGCCGGGTGGTGAGCGACGAGCGGTTGAGCGAACTCCTGTGGGGACTGAGACCGCCCGCCACCCGGAACGCGCAGATCTACACGCATATCTCACGGCTGCGGCAGCGGCTGGGGCCCTCGGTCGGGCTGACCCGCCGACAGCCCGGCTACCGGCTCGTCACCGACGGGGCGCACGTCGACGCCTTCGAGTTCGAACGGCTGGAGCGGCTGGGGCGCACGGCCCTGGAGGAGCGCCGCTTCGCCCAGGCCGCCTCGGTGCTGCGACGGGCGCTCGACCTGTGGCAGGGCCCGGCACTCGGCAATGTCACCCCGTATCTCGCGGAAGTGGAGCTGCCGCGGTTCGAGGAGGCCAGGATGAGCGTGCTGGAGGACCGGATCGGGGCGGAGCTGGCGCTCGGCCGGCACGGCCCGCTGACCTCAGAACTCACCTGGCTCGTAGGGGAGTTCCCGCTCAGGGAGCGGCTGCGGGCCCAGCTCATGACCGCGCTGTACCGGTGCGGACGGCAGGCGGAGGCACTGCACGTCTACCACGAGGGCCGCGAGGTGCTCACCGAGGAGCTGGGGGTGGACCCCGGGTCCGATCTCACCGCCGCCTATCAGGCCGTGCTCAGCCGGGAGCTGGACAATCTGCCGCAGCCCGCGCGGGTGGTGCTCCAGGAGCCGCCCGCCGGGGCCGCCGCGCCGCTGGTGACGCTGCCGTCCGCCACCGCGGACTTCACGGGCCGCACGGCGGAGCTGGACCAGGTCCGCGAACGGCTGGCGCCTTCGCCCGGACACCGGCCCACCGCGTTCGGACCCCGGCGGCTGCTCGTCTCCGGGATGCCGGGCGTGGGCAAGACCGCGCTGGCCGTGCAGGCCGCGCACACCATGGCGGAGGAGTTCCCCGACGGGCTGCTCCATCTGCGGCTCCGGGCCGCCGACGGCACCCCCGCCGACTGCGGCGACGTACTCACCGGGCTGCTGCGGCAGCTCGGCGAGAGCCCCGAGCGGCTGCGGGCCCCGGACGGGGACCGGCTGCGGCTCGACGATCTGATCCATCGCTGCCGGACCCTGACGGCGGGACGGAAGCTGTTGGTCCTCCTCGACGACGCGGTGAACGAGCTGCAACTGGAGCCGCTGCTGCCCGCGACCGCCGATGCCGCCGTCCTGGTGACGAGCCGCAACCAGTTCTCGATGGGGCCCGGTTCATGGACGGTGACACTGGAGCCGCTGACCACGGAGGAATCGTTCGGTCTGCTCGCGGCGGTCATCGGGGACGCACGGGTGCGCGCGGAGCCCGAGGCGGCGCGCGAGGTCGTCGAGGCGTGCGCGCGGCTGCCGCTCGCGCTGCGGGCCGCCGCCACCCGGCTCGCGGTCCGGCCGCACTGGCCGGTGGCACGGCTGGCCCGGCGGCTGGCCGACCCTGCCGCCCGGCTCGCGGAGCTGCGGGTCGGCACGCTGGACGTACGGCGGGTCCTGTCGGCGGCGCTGGGTCGTCGACAGGAGAGGGAAGTGGAGCTGATCCACCGTCTCGTGCACTGTGCGGACGGCGAGTTCACCGCGTCGCAGGCGGCCCTGCCGCTCTTCGGGCTGCCCGGGGAGGTGGCCGAGGAGCGGGCCGAGGACTTCCTTGAGCGGCTGGTCGAGGCGTCCCTGCTGGAGGCGCACGGCGTCGACGGTGCGGGCGCGCCCCGCTACCGCTTCCATCCGCTGCTCCGCCTCACCGTGGCTCCCGCGCGGCCCGCCCTGTCCGCGCTGTCCGCCCTGCCCACGGCGGCCATGCCCGCCATGCCGGTGTCCGCCGGGGCGGCTCCGGGGGACTCAGGCCCGGCCGCGGGCCGCCCGTTCTCGGTCCCTGACACGTCCGGCCCGGCCGCGACCGTGCCCCGGACCGCCGCCGGAACTTCCGTCGTCGAACGGGTCCGGCCCCGGGCCCAGGAGCGGATCGCCGTGGGCTGACGTGCCGGGACCGACGGCGACGGCGTTCCCGCACAGCGGCCACTGACGGGCGTGCGCGTGCGAGCCGACCCGGGCGGGGCCGCGGGGAGTACCGCCGGAAGAACGCCGTCCGCCCATAGGGGGCGGGCGGCGTCCCGTGCCCGACGGGCAGCTCGCGGGGGCGTCGGCCGAGGACATCGCCGCAGGTACTGCGGCTGGTGGCCGCCGAGGCCCTGTTGGTGGTCGTCATCGGCGGGTCCTCGGGCCGCTGGTCGCCGGGTTCGACCTGGCCGGTACGCGGGGCGCGCCGGCCCTGCTGTCGGTGTGGACTGCGATCGAGCTGCCGTGGGCTTGCACTCGGCGCGGCCGTGACAGCCGGTGCGGTACTGGCCGTGCTCTCGGCCGTCGCCCCGGCCGTACTCGTCCTGCGTCGCCGGGCGACACCGTCCGAAGCCCTCACTACCTGCACAAGACGAAGGTCAAGCGTAGGTCAAGTGCAGAACCAGTGCAGTTAACTGGGCGCGGCATCAAAAGGCGCCGTCCCCTCGATCCGGCCACCGCCATGACGGCCGCAGGATGCACCATTCCCACCATATCCGGGCAAGGGTCATCAGACATCGGCGTCTTACCCGCCGCTTCCTCCCGGTCGGGTCGGCCCGATCAGCGACGGAGAGGGCCCCACCCAGAGGACGGGCGAGCAGGCGAAATCCCGCCCGGTGACAGAGCTTCCACCGGAACGGGCCCGAGCGGCGACAGCCGGCCGCAGCGAACAGCCTGCGCTCTTGGCCGCCGAGCAACACCGGCCCCTGCTGTCATCAGTCACTTTTCCGGCACGTATGCGAAGCGCCTATGCCAGAGGGTCGTGTCTGGCGGGATTGCCTGCTGCCGGAGCCATCCAGCGGACCGCACGATGTTCTCGTTCCGCCGGGCCGTCCCGCACAGGTGGCCCGGCCCATCGACCACCGACGAAGGAGACTGACATGGCTCCGCGCAAGACTCTGGGAATGATCGTCGCCGCGGCGGCGCTCGTCGCCGGACAGTTCGCCGTCGGCAACGCAAGCGCCGCGCCCGCGCAGGCGTCCCCGCTCCAGCAGAAGGTCGACACATTCCTGGAGCAGCACCCCGAGGCCCGTCAGACCAGCCGGAACACGGTGGACTTCCCCGGCGGCAGCGCGACGATCGCCGAGCCCGGGGCCACCGTCGACCGGACCAGGGCGCCCGCGTGCGACAACGGATGGCTGTGTGTCCAGGTCGCCAACGGCACGATCTACCGGTACTACACGTGCCAGCTCTACCAGTTCAGGGGCACGGGCGACGGCACGTTCAACAACAACCAGAGCTCGGGCACCGTCGCCCGCTTCTACAACCAGAACGGCACCCAGCGCTGGACGAACACCGCCAAGGACACCGGCACCGCGTCCTGGACCCCGGTGTGGTCGATCAGGCCCTGCTGATCACCTGACCACCTGAGCCTGACCACGTGAGTCCCGGCATCGCCTGAGTCCCGGCCGCGCGGCGGACCCCGTGCGGCCGGGCACCGGCTGTCGGACCCCCGGTGCAGGATGGCCCGTATGGAAACGAACAGAGCCGATGACATCGGCGGGGGCTGCGGAGCCGACGAGGAAGTGATCCCGGTCCTGCGGGTGGCGGACGCGGCGGTCGCCGTCGCGTGGTACGCCCGGCTGGGCTTCGTCCAGCAGTGGGAGCACCGGTTCGAACCCGGCCTGCCGGTCTTCACCGAGGTCGCGCGGGGCCGCGTGCGGCTGTTCCTCTCGGAGCACATGGGGGACGCCCGGCCGGACACCCTGGTCCATCTGCGGGTCACCGACCTCGACGCGGTCGCGGCGGAGTTCGGGGCGGAGCCCGAGGAACAGCCGTGGGGACGGGAGACGGAGCTGCGCGACCCCGATGGGAACCGGCTGAGGGTCGGTTCCGTGGACGGGTGAACACAACGGTCCGTACCCGGCCGGAACAGGGCCGACCGGGTACGGACCGACAGCGCGGCGGGGACGGTCAGGTGACGTCGGCCACCGACCGGTAGAGCTGCATCACACCGTTGTCGAAGTACGGGCTGATCGCGTACTGACAGCAGCCCCACTGGGTCTGGACGCCATTCGCGTAGCCCATCAGAGTTTGTTGGTTGAACGCGGCCAGGAAGGGGCTTCCGCTCGCTCCCTCTGCCCACGCGCAAGCGACATAGATCCGGGAGGGGTCGGACGGGTGCTGGGCGGAGACCACGATGCCGCAGTACTGCTGCACGTTGCCGCCCCCGTGGTTGCTGGGGTACCCGTTCAGCATGTAGTTCATGCTCTTGGGCTGGTTGAAGGCGATGCCCCAGCCGCCGGTGACGTCGCCCAGTTTCCGGCCGTTGACCAGTTCGGTGACGACGAAGGCGACATCCCGGCCCACATCACCGTGGCTCGCCCAGGAGGCGAAGGTCGTCATCCTCTTCGCCCAGAAGACGCCGTAGGGGCGCTGGCCGGAACGGAACCCGGGTACATAGGTCCAGTGGGTCATGAACGCACCGGGCCGGCCGTTCACCGGGCCGGTGTGGACGCAGTGCCCGGCCGTCAGCACCAACTGCCTCGACCCGCTGTTCACCATCGACGCCGTGCAGGCGTGGCTGGTCCCCCTGATGGGGTCGCGGTAGAACACCCTCCCGGTCTTGGAGCTCTGGGGAATCCGGGGCTCGGCCGTGGGGCCCTCCGGAGTGCCGGAGCCCTTGGCCGCCGAGGCCGGAGTCTCCAGGGGAGCCACCGCGCTCGGTTCACCGTCGGGGCCGGGAGCCTTCCCGGCCCGGAGCGCGGTGGTGGGGTCCGGGACGTGGGGCGGGAGCGCCGCGGCCATCCGCTCGGGGGTCCAGTACTCCGCCAGCCTCTTGCCGTCGGCGGCGGAGTCGACGGCGGTTCCGTCGTCGAGCAGGGCCGGGGAGCTGAGCACGGTCGGACCGCTGTCCGGCCTGCCGACGTCGGCGGGGGTCGCGGACGCCGACCCGCTCAGGCCGATGGCCAGGGCGAGCACGGCTATGGCAGGGAAGGACACTTTCCTCACATGGCGCACAGGTGGTTCACCTCTCCAGATGCACGGCCTGGTGGACGCGGGAGTCGAGGGCTGTCCAGGAGCCGGTGCGTGACGGTGGGCGCGCCGAAGATGTTCCACACATTCCCTGTGCCGGTAAATGGTACTCAGTACCCACAGCATGGAAACGCGCCATCGCGCTCGGAACCGGTGTCACCTGCGGAATCATCCGGCGGAGCTGTGCGTTCGCCACTCGGGAAAGAGCAAGCGGAGCCACGGTCGAAGGACTGACCACGCAGTCCACCCATCTGAATGACCGGTTGGGCCGCACGCCCGACCTCCGGGCCGTGCGGGGAGCGGCGGCTGTCGACAGGGCTGGGCCCCGCCGCGTTCGGGGCGCGCTCAGAGCCCACCCAGCGAGTGCAGCTCGGCGAACTCGTCGGCGAGCAGCCCCATCGCCACCAGATCGTGGTACGCCCCGGCGAGAAAGGCGTGCTCGCGCCGCCGCCCCTCCTCGGTGAAGCCGAGTCGGCGGTGGAGCGCGAGGGATGCCTCGTTGTACCCGTAGATGTCCACTTCGCACTTGTGGTAGCGGCGCTCGGCGAACATGTAGCGCATCAGGATGACGGCCGCCTCCGTGGCGAAGCCCTGGCCCTGATGTTCGGCGCCTATGGAGATGCCGTAACGGAAGTGGCCCGCGCAGGGGTCGGCGTCATAGGTGTTGATGATTCCGACGGCCTGCCCCGGGCCGCCGACGGCCTCGATCGCGAGCTGGAAGCAGTCCTCCTCCGGCTTGGCCGTGGACCGCTCCTTCGCCCAGCCGCGATATCCCTCGGCCGACCGGGGCGGAAGCACCGCCTCACCCGAGCGCTGATGGCCCGAGTGCTGGTCAAAGCGCATGAACGTGTCCCAGTCACTGGGCTCGACCCCACGCAGGCGTACCCGCGTACCGGTCCAGAACGATGTAGTCATAACCCAGTTGATCAGGGATCTTCCCCACACGTCCAGATATTTTCCGCACCCCGGAGACCTGGAGGCGGCTGTGTCTTGACGCGCGTCCCCGCCCACTCATACCCTCATTCCACTATTCAGTTAGTGGAATGAGGGTATGAGGGTGACGGAGTGATCGACTACCGCATCGAGCGCCGCAGCGGCGTCCCCGCCTATCTCCAGATCGTCCAGCAGACCAAACAGGCCCTGCGGCTGGGGACCCTGGTGCCGGGTGACCGGCTGCCCACCGCCAAGGAGGTCGTCGAGGCCACCGCCATCAACCCCAACACCGTGCTGAAGGCGTATCGCGAGCTGGAGCGCGAAGGGCTCGTCGAACCGCGCCCGGGGCGTGGCACCTTCGTGCGCCGGGGGCTCGCGGCGCCGCAGACGGAGGAGGACTCGCCGCTCCGGGGCGAGCTGCGCGACTGGCTGCGGCGGGCGCGGGGCGCGGGGCTCGGCAGGGACGACGTGAGCGCGCTGTTCGAAGCCCATCTGGAGGAGACCTTCGGGCACGCGCACACCGGTCTCCGGCCGCCGGACTGAGCCGCCTCACGGCACACGCCGCGCAGACACCACACGCGCAGCACGTCCAGCCGATACAGCCCGCACAGCACGCGCTCCACACACTGCACGTGCCGCACATGCTCCATGCACTGGACGCACAGCACTCGCTTCATGCACTGCACGCACCGCACGTGCCGCACGCACCGCACGCAAGAAACCAAGGATCAGGAGTACCCAGGGGTGTTCACCCAGACCTACGGCTCGCCTCTCAACGGCGTGGCCGCCCTTGAGGCACACATTCTCCACAAGCGGTTCCGGGGCGGGGACGCACTCCGGGACTGTTCCTTCCGGCTCCCGGCGGGCCGGATCTGCGCCCTCGTCGGCCCCAACGGAGCCGGAAAGAGCACCCTGATGGGTCTGGCCTCCGGCATGCTCGGCGCCGACGGCGGACGCATACGGGTCTTCGGTGAGGACCCCCGGAGCGCGCAGGCCCGCGGACAGGTCGCCTTCCTCTCCCAGAGCAAGCCCCTCTACCCCGGTCTGACCATCGCCGAAACCCTGCGCATGGGCCGGGAGCTGAATCCCGGCCACTGGCACCAGGAGACCGCGGAACGGCTCGTACGCGCCGGGGACCTCCCCCTCCACGCGAAGGTCGGCACCCTCTCCGGCGGGCAGCGCACCCGGGTCGCCCTCGCCCTCTGCTTCGGCAAGCGCCCCCGGCTCCTGATGCTCGACGAGCCCCTGGCCGACCTCGACCCGGTGGTCCGCCACGAGATCACCGGGCTGCTCATGGCGATGGC
Coding sequences:
- a CDS encoding NUDIX domain-containing protein, whose translation is MTNPLARPTMSAGALLDNGKGEYLIVKPGYKEGWNLPGGGVDEGETPRQACERELREELGIEQTPGRLLVSTYVQTADGGHIYWIFDGGTLTPEQQQAIVIQESELTAFRFSGPDDISPTDIPPSRRPLWDAALGALRDGGSVHLEVAGPRPERR
- a CDS encoding AfsR/SARP family transcriptional regulator; protein product: MEFQLLGPVEVRDEGRPIALSGSKMHTALAALLLARGRVVSDERLSELLWGLRPPATRNAQIYTHISRLRQRLGPSVGLTRRQPGYRLVTDGAHVDAFEFERLERLGRTALEERRFAQAASVLRRALDLWQGPALGNVTPYLAEVELPRFEEARMSVLEDRIGAELALGRHGPLTSELTWLVGEFPLRERLRAQLMTALYRCGRQAEALHVYHEGREVLTEELGVDPGSDLTAAYQAVLSRELDNLPQPARVVLQEPPAGAAAPLVTLPSATADFTGRTAELDQVRERLAPSPGHRPTAFGPRRLLVSGMPGVGKTALAVQAAHTMAEEFPDGLLHLRLRAADGTPADCGDVLTGLLRQLGESPERLRAPDGDRLRLDDLIHRCRTLTAGRKLLVLLDDAVNELQLEPLLPATADAAVLVTSRNQFSMGPGSWTVTLEPLTTEESFGLLAAVIGDARVRAEPEAAREVVEACARLPLALRAAATRLAVRPHWPVARLARRLADPAARLAELRVGTLDVRRVLSAALGRRQEREVELIHRLVHCADGEFTASQAALPLFGLPGEVAEERAEDFLERLVEASLLEAHGVDGAGAPRYRFHPLLRLTVAPARPALSALSALPTAAMPAMPVSAGAAPGDSGPAAGRPFSVPDTSGPAATVPRTAAGTSVVERVRPRAQERIAVG
- a CDS encoding GntR family transcriptional regulator — translated: MIDYRIERRSGVPAYLQIVQQTKQALRLGTLVPGDRLPTAKEVVEATAINPNTVLKAYRELEREGLVEPRPGRGTFVRRGLAAPQTEEDSPLRGELRDWLRRARGAGLGRDDVSALFEAHLEETFGHAHTGLRPPD
- a CDS encoding GNAT family N-acetyltransferase → MTTSFWTGTRVRLRGVEPSDWDTFMRFDQHSGHQRSGEAVLPPRSAEGYRGWAKERSTAKPEEDCFQLAIEAVGGPGQAVGIINTYDADPCAGHFRYGISIGAEHQGQGFATEAAVILMRYMFAERRYHKCEVDIYGYNEASLALHRRLGFTEEGRRREHAFLAGAYHDLVAMGLLADEFAELHSLGGL
- a CDS encoding DUF6545 domain-containing protein; amino-acid sequence: MSVTDAFSYAIAGLLILQPLLRAKSAWNGHRRERSLWGFFAALAVSWLCRTSEVKALLDRTGVLDLSYLFKHVTAIIGICVLLRYVTAVYAETGRTTGHPAGHSTGLPGDRTGSDHGADHGADRRRSARVSAVVHRIATRASAGTIAVMAATFFFLLHPPDTAAPSFLERHEGDPGLPVYMGLFYLYMGTAAAVCAVQWGGAARVTPVRSVRVGMLMMSWAMALAVVYVLLRTAFVVTVSFTTVPDDISRTQEAVTDSLLYLFSVLWGVGAIAPLARAGSYRYRAVRSLLSLHWLWRDLATAAPDVVRHRPSRLFARLPVVGRPLDTFRDVFTSPDPSLLVRVSRYTVDIRDCIFELRRQAPTDLAERARDHVRSLPHGTFGTDGTPGTDGPFGDGAFGDGTLGDGTPGGNRAHGTDRARGTAGREGHDPEILAEALWIRSALLYRAPSPPGPPRSVPAPYPFDPGTDPRQEVPHLRAVACAYGRVRACDVRAVLARATADCA
- a CDS encoding helix-turn-helix transcriptional regulator codes for the protein MPDRIFDGNKLRDYRVIRRMSQSDLAAALDIRTNAVYRWENGLATPPQERLPGIAAMLGADLDELFPRPAPPNLADLRCDAGMRQSDTTRYTNSMSPMPIRAAEQGRRALSDEAVTALARAYNVTRAELLAAQRRSFGFDQPAVPEQTAPTAPTALVAQGARARRGDHPSAGTRVEPGRQEQAGRQSKEMPAQAATTIAEKIAYLRAELHGGTGPSDADLAVAGNGRGGPAVLTERLVRELRTGRRTTAPDGVLDALALAFDVPPVYFRSSDPGVHRLVVSARAVHNEFTIMAARGGEQEISREARDQLRDFISDTMAEILGTGEDEPRTP
- a CDS encoding trypsin-like serine peptidase, which translates into the protein MSFPAIAVLALAIGLSGSASATPADVGRPDSGPTVLSSPALLDDGTAVDSAADGKRLAEYWTPERMAAALPPHVPDPTTALRAGKAPGPDGEPSAVAPLETPASAAKGSGTPEGPTAEPRIPQSSKTGRVFYRDPIRGTSHACTASMVNSGSRQLVLTAGHCVHTGPVNGRPGAFMTHWTYVPGFRSGQRPYGVFWAKRMTTFASWASHGDVGRDVAFVVTELVNGRKLGDVTGGWGIAFNQPKSMNYMLNGYPSNHGGGNVQQYCGIVVSAQHPSDPSRIYVACAWAEGASGSPFLAAFNQQTLMGYANGVQTQWGCCQYAISPYFDNGVMQLYRSVADVT
- a CDS encoding glyoxalase superfamily protein — translated: METNRADDIGGGCGADEEVIPVLRVADAAVAVAWYARLGFVQQWEHRFEPGLPVFTEVARGRVRLFLSEHMGDARPDTLVHLRVTDLDAVAAEFGAEPEEQPWGRETELRDPDGNRLRVGSVDG